A region of uncultured Draconibacterium sp. DNA encodes the following proteins:
- a CDS encoding alpha-L-fucosidase, with translation MKKLLVIIPVLLVFMVNAQLEHEITDYMWPTDQAVLDKLEDWQDLKFGLLMHWGAYSQWGIVESWSICPEDYGWCERKKGSNPDDYFTYKKEYENLKLSFNPTGFNPDDWAKAAADAGMKYVVFTTKHHDGFCMFDSKYTDYKITSKECPFSVNPKANVTKEIFDAFRNEGLWAGAYFSKPDWNSPYFWDPKFPPLDRNVNYDPRLYPEKWDKFVNFTHNQIMELISDYGKIDILWLDGGWVCKQSDEALENYYKSRHAEAPSGFIKNRVVDIDIKMDELAAKAREKQPGLIVVDRAVKGPNQNYLTPENKVPETQLPYPWESCIIAGGGWSWVPDATFMTPKQAIHMLIDIVAKGGNLLYNIAPGPDGKWPEGAYELLAAMGDWIDVNGEAIYSTRAIAPYKTDNICLSQQKDTKAVYAIYLEQEDGSGLPASFTVKGIKAAKNAKLTLLGAKGNLKWQNTEEGVKVTIPTNIRKNLPCDLAWSVKISAIQ, from the coding sequence ATGAAAAAATTACTGGTAATAATACCTGTTCTACTGGTATTTATGGTAAATGCCCAATTGGAACATGAAATTACCGACTACATGTGGCCAACCGATCAGGCAGTGTTGGATAAGCTGGAGGACTGGCAGGATTTAAAATTCGGCTTACTGATGCACTGGGGTGCCTACAGCCAGTGGGGCATTGTGGAATCGTGGTCGATTTGCCCCGAAGATTATGGTTGGTGCGAACGTAAAAAAGGCAGTAATCCCGACGATTATTTTACCTACAAAAAGGAATACGAAAACCTGAAATTGTCATTTAATCCAACGGGGTTTAATCCTGATGATTGGGCAAAAGCAGCAGCCGATGCAGGTATGAAATACGTGGTTTTTACCACCAAACACCACGATGGCTTTTGTATGTTCGACTCGAAATACACCGACTACAAAATTACCAGCAAAGAATGTCCCTTTAGTGTAAACCCAAAGGCCAATGTTACCAAAGAAATTTTTGACGCTTTCCGCAATGAAGGTTTGTGGGCAGGTGCATACTTTTCGAAACCCGACTGGAACAGCCCGTACTTTTGGGATCCGAAATTTCCACCACTGGACAGAAACGTAAATTACGATCCGAGACTTTATCCTGAAAAATGGGACAAGTTTGTGAACTTTACACACAACCAGATCATGGAGCTGATAAGCGATTACGGAAAAATAGACATCCTTTGGCTCGATGGTGGCTGGGTTTGTAAACAGTCGGATGAAGCACTTGAAAATTACTATAAAAGTCGCCATGCAGAGGCTCCGAGTGGATTTATTAAAAACAGGGTTGTTGACATTGATATAAAAATGGATGAACTGGCCGCCAAAGCCCGCGAAAAACAACCCGGTTTGATTGTGGTCGACCGCGCGGTAAAAGGCCCCAACCAAAACTACCTGACACCCGAAAATAAGGTACCTGAAACTCAACTTCCTTATCCTTGGGAAAGCTGTATTATTGCCGGTGGCGGTTGGTCGTGGGTACCTGATGCGACATTCATGACACCGAAACAAGCGATTCACATGTTGATTGATATTGTGGCCAAAGGCGGTAATCTGTTGTACAATATTGCTCCCGGCCCTGATGGGAAATGGCCAGAAGGAGCATATGAACTACTAGCAGCAATGGGCGATTGGATCGACGTAAACGGAGAAGCCATTTACTCAACACGTGCCATTGCACCTTACAAAACTGATAATATTTGCCTGAGTCAGCAAAAAGACACAAAAGCAGTTTATGCAATTTACCTTGAACAGGAAGATGGCAGCGGTCTACCTGCATCATTTACCGTTAAAGGGATTAAGGCAGCGAAAAATGCAAAACTTACACTGTTGGGCGCCAAAGGCAACCTAAAATGGCAAAACACCGAAGAAGGCGTAAAAGTTACCATCCCGACCAACATCAGAAAAAACCTGCCTTGCGATTTAGCCTGGTCCGTAAAAATATCGGCTATTCAATAG
- a CDS encoding copper homeostasis protein CutC yields MIKEACVESFVEARLAQVRGANRIELCSDLANDGLTPDFETLKKACSQLHIPVMIMARPRAGNFVHSADEVEEMKIAIDQAKEAGAAGVVFGLLTADNKIDEANTRLLAKYAEPLPVTFHKAIDEMDDPVEGVRILKTIPNIKRILSSGGKATALEGQEVIRNMIAEAEGKIIILVAGKVTIDNVSEIQQITGTTELHGRKIVGDLTTKK; encoded by the coding sequence ATGATAAAAGAAGCATGTGTTGAATCATTTGTAGAGGCCAGGCTGGCACAGGTCAGAGGAGCAAACCGAATTGAGCTGTGTTCCGACCTGGCAAATGATGGATTAACTCCGGATTTTGAAACCCTAAAAAAAGCCTGTTCCCAATTGCATATTCCGGTGATGATTATGGCACGTCCGCGTGCAGGTAATTTTGTGCATTCGGCTGATGAAGTTGAAGAAATGAAGATTGCCATCGATCAGGCCAAGGAGGCCGGTGCCGCCGGAGTTGTTTTCGGACTCTTAACAGCCGACAATAAAATTGATGAAGCCAACACACGCCTGCTGGCCAAATATGCCGAACCGCTTCCTGTAACTTTTCACAAAGCAATCGATGAGATGGACGATCCGGTTGAAGGCGTTCGTATTTTAAAAACCATTCCGAATATAAAACGAATTCTTAGCTCGGGAGGCAAAGCAACAGCGCTTGAAGGACAGGAAGTCATCCGAAATATGATAGCCGAAGCAGAAGGAAAGATCATCATTCTGGTTGCAGGAAAAGTTACAATTGATAACGTTAGCGAAATTCAGCAAATTACCGGGACCACCGAATTACATGGTCGCAAAATTGTAGGAGATCTTACAACAAAGAAGTAA
- the miaA gene encoding tRNA (adenosine(37)-N6)-dimethylallyltransferase MiaA, whose amino-acid sequence MKTNLVTILGPTATGKTGLAAHLAAQLNGEVISADSRQVYRGMDLGTGKDYEDYFVNGVEVPSHLVDIEDAGVHYNVYRFQTDFIEVFKEIQSRGKFPVLCGGSGLYLEAVLRNYRLIEVPPNKELRKQLEGKSLEELTRILKDLKHELHNETDVETDRRAIRAIEIEHYYRDHPQEDSEMPEINSLNIGIDFDRGMRRQRITTRLKQRLDEGMLDEVQKLLDSGLTPEQLIYYGLEYKFLTLHLIGELSFDEMFSKLEIAIHQFAKRQMTWFRGMEKRGTKIHWINGHLPMDEKVGEILKLLEQTS is encoded by the coding sequence TTGAAAACCAATTTAGTAACAATACTTGGCCCAACCGCCACCGGAAAAACCGGATTGGCTGCCCATTTGGCCGCACAGTTAAACGGAGAAGTTATATCGGCCGATTCGAGACAGGTATACCGCGGAATGGATTTGGGAACCGGGAAGGATTACGAAGATTATTTTGTTAATGGCGTAGAAGTGCCGTCGCATTTGGTTGATATTGAAGATGCCGGAGTGCATTATAATGTTTATCGTTTTCAGACCGATTTTATTGAGGTTTTTAAGGAGATACAATCGCGTGGAAAATTTCCGGTTTTGTGCGGTGGCAGTGGTTTATACTTGGAGGCGGTTTTGCGAAACTACCGGTTAATAGAGGTGCCACCAAATAAAGAATTGCGAAAACAACTGGAAGGAAAATCGCTGGAGGAACTCACCAGAATTCTCAAAGATCTAAAGCATGAATTGCACAACGAAACAGATGTGGAAACCGACCGACGTGCGATTCGTGCGATAGAAATTGAGCATTATTATCGTGATCATCCGCAGGAAGATTCGGAAATGCCGGAGATAAACAGTTTGAATATTGGGATTGATTTTGACCGTGGAATGCGTCGCCAACGAATTACCACCCGCCTAAAACAACGACTTGATGAGGGGATGTTGGACGAGGTGCAGAAATTGCTCGATTCAGGTTTAACACCGGAGCAACTGATCTATTATGGGCTTGAATATAAATTTCTGACTCTGCATTTAATTGGCGAGTTGAGTTTTGATGAGATGTTCAGCAAACTGGAGATTGCTATTCACCAGTTTGCTAAGCGCCAGATGACCTGGTTCAGGGGAATGGAAAAGCGAGGCACAAAAATTCACTGGATTAACGGGCATTTGCCGATGGATGAAAAAGTTGGTGAAATTTTGAAACTGTTAGAACAAACTTCGTAA